In one window of Brassica rapa cultivar Chiifu-401-42 chromosome A07, CAAS_Brap_v3.01, whole genome shotgun sequence DNA:
- the LOC103831329 gene encoding CLAVATA3/ESR (CLE)-related protein 10, whose product MLTNRNRPINTIRLLVVFFLLSTATAARNESNRTHGANRRFQHAYYSYPHRSCQSFSRPYARSMCIELERIHRSSRQPLFSPPPPSPPEIDERYGVDKRLVPSGPNPLHN is encoded by the coding sequence ATGCTGACTAACCGGAACCGTCCGATCAATACCATCCGTTTACTCGTCGTGTTCTTCCTTCTTTCAACCGCAACAGCAGCAAGAAACGAGTCTAACCGAACCCACGGAGCAAACCGGAGGTTTCAACACGCGTACTACTCTTATCCTCACCGCTCATGCCAATCTTTCTCTCGTCCCTACGCACGCTCTATGTGCATTGAGCTCGAAAGAATCCACAGAAGCAGCCGACAGCCACTtttctctcctcctcctccttctccgcCGGAGATTGACGAAAGGTACGGCGTCGACAAAAGACTCGTCCCCTCCGGTCCAAACCCGCTTCACAACTGA
- the LOC103831505 gene encoding uncharacterized protein LOC103831505, translating into MGPAVELWKETEMAKTKTKYEKLCEKIVLWEDKKTKKAKRKLHRTERGVEKTKLKALQRYTEDNERIGIIVASARAHAYESQMKEELKVKQKANLMRTTGRSPSTCL; encoded by the exons ATGGGACCTGCGGTGGAACTATGGAAGGAAACAGAGATGGCCAAAACGAAAACAAA GTACGAGAAACTATGCGAGAAGATTGTGTTATGGGAGGACAAGAAGACGAAAAAGGCCAAGAGAAAGCTTCATAGAACAGAG AGAGGAGTAGAGAAGACAAAGTTGAAGGCGCTGCAGAGATATACCGAAGATAACGAACGCATTGGGATCATAGTCGCGAGTGCAAGAGCACATGCATACGAGAGTCAGATGAAGGAAGAGCTAAAGGTCAAGCAGAAAGCAAACCTCATGAGAACAACTGGACGTAGTCCATCTACATGCCTCTGA
- the LOC103831330 gene encoding uncharacterized protein LOC103831330 — translation MWSFASNVIGSIGLKKDPPQPSSDNDDEVSNVSRDDEEEEEEQGLDCPICFESFNIVENVPYVLWCGHTLCQNCVFALQPAVLRLSSQDIKVPFFVSCPWCQLLSLRVVYNGVLKFPKKNFFLLWMVESLNGDRTRHGGSLVGCENHQYCSNLIARPVVVDNQSQPSSSRQHFSFHKSLDFFISFTSKFPFVIVFLLIVFFAIPGSLVILALYFLLTILLAVPSGLVLYFAYPILERLVNEITS, via the coding sequence ATGTGGAGCTTTGCGTCGAATGTAATCGGCAGCATAGGTCTAAAGAAAGATCCACCTCAACCCTCCTCAGACAACGACGACGAGGTCTCAAATGTCAGCAgagacgacgaagaagaagaagaagaacaaggaCTAGACTGTCCCATTTGCTTCGAATCATTCAACATCGTCGAGAACGTTCCTTACGTCTTATGGTGCGGCCACACTCTCTGCCAGAACTGCGTCTTTGCCCTCCAGCCCGCTGTCTTGAGACTCTCTAGCCAAGACATCAAAGTCCCCTTCTTCGTCTCCTGCCCTTGGTGTCAGCTGCTCTCCCTCAGGGTTGTCTACAACGGTGTCCTCAAGTTCCCTAAGAAAAACTTCttccttctctggatggttgaGAGTCTCAACGGTGACAGGACACGTCATGGAGGTTCGTTGGTCGGTTGTGAGAACCACCAGTACTGCAGTAATCTGATTGCAAGGCCTGTTGTTGTGGATAACCAGAGCCAACCAAGCAGCAGCAGGCAGCATTTCTCGTTTCATAAGTCTCTTGATTTCTTCATCTCCTTCACATCCAAGTTTCCGTTTGTGATCGTTTTTCTACTGATAGTGTTCTTTGCTATACCTGGTAGCCTCGTCATTCTCGCTCTTTACTTCCTCCTCACGATTCTTCTAGCGGTTCCTTCTGGTTTGGTGCTGTATTTTGCGTACCCTATTCTGGAAAGGTTGGTTAATGAAATAACTTCATGA
- the LOC103831331 gene encoding protein GDAP2 homolog yields the protein MMYQAVPTATTSRGGIPTESGDYVVTLDQIPRWSDVEQRSSSLEGGEAGDPSHSNPRYANPLASSSSEAGSSGNGMVSKFPVDHEINSRIYLWRGEPWNLEVDAVVNSTNENLDEAHSSPGLHAAAGPGLAEQCATLGGCRTGMAKVTNAYDLPARRVIHTVGPKYAVKYHTAAENALSHCYRSCLELLIDNGLQSIATDCIYTEAKNYPREPAAHVSIRTVRRFLEKHKDKISAVVFCTTTSSDTEIYKRLLPLYFPRDEHEEEVAISKLPADVGDENGETVIDERKIRIQALPNKPQDRSFPALVQRSSTDLALVRRNSNHLDSYLDPTFMSLIKDPDERRQEQWEKTAQAQSGFNFVKLLGFGDLGGPPLSAAEEYSLHSRYLAKANSLNLSEIAEMKIVYRGGVDTEGHPVMVVVGAHFLLRCLDLERFVLYVVKEFEPLIQKPYSIVYFHSAASLQVQPDLGWMKRLQQILGRKHQRNLQAIYVLHPTLQLKATILAMQMFVNNVVWKKVVYADRLLQLFKYVPREQLTIPDFVFQHDLEVNGGKGLIVDPRTKYVYQRP from the exons ATGATGTATCAGGCGGTTCCCACGGCAACAACCTCTCGCGGTGGGATTCCAACGGAGAGCGGTGATTACGTTGTGACTCTGGATCAGATTCCAAGATGGAGTGATGTTGAGCAGAGGTCTTCGTCCCTCGAGGGTGGTGAAGCAGGTGATCCATCACATTCTAATCCTCGCTACGCAAACCCTTTGGCTTCTTCGTCTTCTGAAGCGGGAAGCAGCGGGAATGGGATGGTTTCTAAGTTTCCTGTTGATCACGAGATTAACTCCAGGATCTATCTCTGGAGAGGGGAACCGTGGAACCTTGAGGTTGATGCTGTTGTCAACTCTACAAATGAG AACTTGGATGAGGCACATAGTAGTCCTGGTCTACATGCGGCTGCTGGTCCTGGTCTTGCAGAACAATGCGCTACTCTG GGTGGATGCAGGACAGGGATGGCCAAAGTAACAAATGCATATGATCTACCAGCGAG GAGGGTTATCCATACAGTAGGACCCAAGTATGCAGTAAAGTATCATACAGCTGCTGAAAATGCTTTAAGTCACTGCTATAGATCTTGCTTAGAGCTTCTCATAGACAATGGGCTTCAAAG TATTGCTACGGACTGTATATACACAGAAGCCAAAAACTATCCCAGAGAACCAGCTGCTCATGTTTCCATAA GAACTGTTCGTCGTTTTCTAGAGAAGCATAAAGATAAAATCAGTGCCGTTGTTTTCTGTACCACCACATCCTCTGATACCGAGATATACAAAAG ACTACTTCCACTTTACTTTCCTCGTGATGAGCACGAGGAGGAGGTAGCTATCTCAAAGCTCCCTGCTGACGTTGGGGATGAAAATGGTGAGACTGTTATAGACGAACGTAAGATCAGAATACAAGCACTTCCAAATAAACCTCAAGACAGGTCTTTTCCAGCTCTAGTCCAGCGCTCTTCCACTGATCTTGCTTTGGTACGAAG GAACTCAAATCATCTTGATTCGTATTTGGATCCCACCTTCATGTCTTTGATTAAAGATCCAGATGAAAGGCGCCAAGAACAATGGGAGAAGACTGCACAAGCACAGAGTGGATTCAATTTTGTCAAGTTACTAGGGTTTGGTGATCTTGGGGGACCCCCTCTCTCTGCTGCAGAGGAATACTCACTTCATTCGAGATACCTAGCAAAAGCTAATTCTCTCAACCTTTCAGAAATTGCAGAAATGAAAATTGT GTACCGAGGTGGTGTTGACACCGAGGGTCATCCTGTAATGGTTGTTGTAGGAGCTCACTTTTTGCTACGATGCCTTGATCTGGAGCGTTTTGTGCTTTATGTTGTAAAA GAATTTGAACCTTTGATACAAAAGCCTTACTCGATTGTCTATTTCCATTCTGCAGCATCTTTACAAGT CCAACCAGATTTGGGATGGATGAAAAGATTACAACAAATACTTGGCCGCAAACACCAGCGTAACCTTCAG GCAATATATGTTCTTCATCCAACTTTACAATTGAAGGCGACAATCTTAGCAATGCAAATGTTCGTGAACAATGTG GTCTGGAAGAAAGTTGTCTATGCGGACCGTCTTCTCCAGCTTTTCAAATACGTTCCTCGCGAGCAGCTGACAATCCCAGACTTTGTCTTCCA GCATGATCTTGAAGTCAACGGAGGAAAAGGTCTTATCGTTGACCCAAGAACTAAATATGTCTATCAACGTCCATGA
- the LOC103831333 gene encoding putative pentatricopeptide repeat-containing protein At1g69350, mitochondrial: MTQYMPLFRSCSSLRTLTQLHAHLLVTGRLRHDPLPVTKLIESYTHMGSPHSSRLVFESFPYPDSFMYGVLIKCNVWCNLFNAAIDLYHRLVSEKTQISKFVFPSVLRACAGSRERLGVGEKVHGRIVKSGLDGDDVIETSLLCMYGQTGNLSDAEKVFDGMSVRDIVAWSTLVSSCLENGEVVEALRVFKCMVGDDGVEPDAVTMISVVEGCGEVGCLRTAKSVHGMITRKMFDFDETLCNSLLSMYSKCGDLLSAERIFELIVNKSAVSWTAVISSYNRGGFYEKALRSFGEMLKYGVEPNLVTVYSVLSSCGLLKLVREGKSVHGFAVRRELDPSYESLSPALVELYAECGRLADSEAVLHVVGDRNIVSWNSLISLYANKGMEIEALSLFRQMVTRRMRPDSFTLASSISSCVNDGLVRLGKQIHGHVLRTVVSDEFVHNSMIDMYSKNGLMDSACAVFGQIKERSVVTWNSMLCGFSQNGNSLEAINLFDYMYRNGLKMNEVTFLAVIQACSSIGSLEKGRWVHHKLILCGVKDLFTETALIDMYAKCGDLNAAETVFKGMSNRSIVSWSSMINAYGMHGCIGLAISTFNQMVESGTEPNEVVFMNVLSACGHSGSVKEGRFYFNLMKSFGISPNSEHFACFIDLLSRSGDLKEAYRTIKEMPFLADASVWGSLVNGCRIHQRMDIIKAIKKDLSEIVTDDTGYYTLLSNIYAEEGEWEEFRRMRSAMKSLSLKKVPGYSSVEIDQKVYRFGAGEELCFGTEEIYMCLRNLQHVTLEADCLQTNE; the protein is encoded by the coding sequence ATGACGCAGTACATGCCATTGTTCAGATCATGCTCGAGTTTACGAACACTAACCCAACTCCATGCTCACCTCCTCGTCACCGGCCGTCTCCGTCACGACCCTCTTCCCGTAACAAAGCTCATCGAGTCCTACACTCACATGGGCTCTCCTCACTCGTCGAGACTCGTCTTCGAGTCCTTTCCTTACCCTGACTCCTTCATGTACGGCGTCCTCATCAAATGCAACGTCTGGTGCAACTTGTTCAACGCAGCCATTGATCTTTACCACAGGTTGGTGTCGGAGAAGACGCAGATCAGCAAGTTCGTGTTCCCGTCTGTCTTGAGAGCTTGCGCTGGCTCGAGAGAGCGTTTAGGTGTTGGTGAGAAAGTCCACGGGAGGATTGTTAAGAGCGGTTTAGATGGTGACGATGTGATAGAGACGTCTCTGTTGTGTATGTATGGTCAGACCGGGAATTTAAGCGATGCGGAGAAGGTGTTCGATGGAATGTCTGTTAGGGATATCGTGGCTTGGAGTACTCTTGTTTCTAGTTGTTTGGAGAATGGTGAGGTGGTGGAGGCGTTGCGGGTGTTTAAGTGTATGGTTGGTGATGATGGTGTGGAGCCGGATGCTGTGACGATGATTAGTGTGGTTGAAGGATGTGGTGAGGTTGGATGCTTGAGAACGGCCAAGTCAGTTCATGGAATGATAACGAGGAAGATGTTTGATTTTGATGAAACGTTATGCAACTCTCTGCTTTCTATGTATAGTAAGTGTGGGGACTTGCTTAGCGCGGAGAGGATCTTTGAATTGATAGTTAATAAGAGTGCTGTTTCGTGGACTGCTGTTATCTCTAGCTACAACCGCGGCGGGTTCTATGAGAAGGCGTTGAGAAGTTTCGGTGAGATGTTAAAGTATGGTGTTGAGCCGAATTTGGTTACAGTTTATAGCGTTTTGAGCTCTTGTGGATTGTTAAAGTTGGTTAGAGAAGGCAAGTCTGTCCATGGCTTTGCAGTTAGACGAGAGCTAGATCCGAGCTATGAGTCTCTTTCTCCTGCCTTAGTCGAGCTCTACGCTGAATGCGGGAGGTTAGCCGACTCCGAGGCGGTTCTACATGTGGTTGGTGATAGAAATATTGTGTCGTGGAACTCTCTTATATCTCTATACGCAAACAAAGGTATGGAGATCGAGGCGTTGTCCTTGTTTAGACAGATGGTGACACGGCGGATGAGACCTGACTCGTTCACTTTAGCAAGCTCAATCTCGTCATGCGTGAATGATGGTTTAGTCCGGCTAGGGAAACAGATTCACGGACATGTGTTAAGGACGGTTGTTTCAGACGAGTTTGTGCATAACTCGATGATAGACATGTACTCTAAAAACGGACTTATGGATTCAGCTTGTGCGGTGTTTGGTCAAATCAAAGAGAGGAGCGTTGTGACGTGGAACTCGATGCTTTGTGGGTTTTCTCAGAATGGTAACTCATTAGAGGCGATTAACCTCTTCGACTATATGTATCGCAACGGTCTCAAGATGAATGAAGTTACATTCTTGGCGGTTATACAAGCTTGCTCAAGCATAGGTTCACTGGAGAAAGGGAGATGGGTTCACCATAAGCTTATTCTTTGTGGTGTAAAAGATCTTTTCACTGAGACAGCTCTCATTGACATGTATGCTAAATGTGGAGATCTCAACGCAGCTGAAACCGTTTTCAAGGGCATGTCCAATAGGAGCATTGTGTCGTGGAGTAGTATGATCAACGCCTACGGTATGCACGGGTGTATCGGCTTAGCCATATCTACGTTCAACCAGATGGTGGAATCAGGAACTGAACCTAACGAAGTTGTATTCATGAACGTTCTCTCTGCTTGTGGTCACTCTGGTTCAGTTAAAGAAGGTAGATTCTACTTCAACTTGATGAAAAGCTTCGGCATCTCACCAAACTCGGAGCATTTCGCATGTTTCATCGACCTTTTGAGCCGTTCCGGTGATCTCAAAGAGGCATACAGAACCATCAAGGAGATGCCGTTCCTAGCTGATGCCAGCGTTTGGGGTTCTCTGGTCAATGGTTGCAGGATCCATCAGAGAATGGATATCATCAAAGCCATAAAGAAAGATCTTTCGGAGATAGTAACCGACGACACGGGCTATTACACTCTCTTGTCCAATATATATGCTGAGGAAGGCGAATGGGAGGAGTTCAGGAGAATGAGATCGGCTATGAAGAGTTTGAGTCTTAAGAAAGTTCCTGGCTACAGCTCGGTCGAGATTGATCAAAAAGTTTACAGATTTGGAGCTGGGGAAGAACTCTGTTTCGGAACAGAGGAAATCTACATGTGTCTTAGGAATCTCCAACATGTAACTCTTGAAGCAGATTGTTTACAGACTAATGAATGA
- the LOC103831332 gene encoding uncharacterized protein LOC103831332, whose protein sequence is MMRASYVPLYTVHRDMVHRESFLSSMKDLSQDSNTCSRSGDNKNVQYNQNGFSMRAPPPEESHFGNERDFLKQTMLQHEAVFKNQVHELHRLYRTQKSLMDEVKGNNNQSEHTPESAIKRDLPAFLLGKPVCGGEGSSSQACNNVPMANGVSSKDEEEVRPVKVRRRMIDLQLPADEYLDDADCPQEAGRGNNASHLNGSSSVMKNQNGLTDLNEPVQCQDGPSSRDVYSLYGKNIVHAQRQWLETNANQNGWMVLEAGRGKSIPRENLCVPSQPVQVLANHAFGYPPSTDQRRLLSGEWEARQRNPEVSYDSYVESSVASNAPSLTNGGYRPEPSRTWSHWISNRSNGSVQKPLPFQTNPLLSYSTQARADSNSEMRRRGGFEGVYQGFSSGLKETAFSVPPSNLNHFNNGPNGAVTNGSLKHQSLESLQGPKRQERSAGLPWLKPNPPNKNGITNGGFDLNASADGSSNVSPNNGLGRAEMASSLSNGKILGYPISHKRSIWECNSSFNSPPVSLKEANTLVNRNFDINLPCDASVAEDVESKKAATNRNYIDLNLCASEDESPGLCSKPRVETRATPLIDLEAPPALESEEEGERTPEKRDEAGETLDELIKGAAEAIVTISLSHNPDEAASSTTDAAAKDPLSWFVNTIASCGSDLEKRLDACLEGCREECSSGEFDYFEAMTLNLPLTKEEDYMPTPLVPEHLKFEGTDSIGINKPRRGQARRGRPRRDFQRDVLPGLASLSRLEVTEDLQMFEGLMKATGYGWNSGVARRSSNRGGSSRGRKRLISNVNGAPVCSSLEGQVDNSNVQMVGLEDRSLTGWGNATRRPRRQRCPAGSTPPTVVLT, encoded by the exons atgatGAGag CTTCTTATGTCCCTCTTTACACTGTTCATC GAGACATGGTTCACCGTGAAAGCTTCTTGTCTTCAATGAAGGATCTCAGCCAAGATTCAAACACTTGCAGCCGGTCGGGAGATAATAAAAATGTGCAATATAATCAGAATGGTTTCTCGATGAGAGCTCCTCCCCCGGAGGAATCTCACTTTGGAAACGAGAGAGATTTTCTTAAGCAAACTATGCTTCAGCACGAAGCCGTTTTCAAGAATCAG GTTCATGAACTTCACCGTTTGTATAGAACGCAAAAGAGCTTGATGGATGAAGTTAAAGGAAACAACAACCAGTCTGAACACACACCGGAGAGTGCCATCAAACGCGACCTGCCTGCGTTTCTCTTGGGTAAACCGGTGTGTGGTGGTGAAGGAAGCAGCTCCCAAGCTTGCAACAACGTTCCCATGGCGAATGGTGTTAGCTCAAAGGACGAGGAGGAGGTTAGGCCTGTGAAGGTCAGGAGAAGAATGATTGATCTTCAACTCCCCGCGGATGAGTATCTCGATGATGCAGACTGTCCTCAAGAAGCTGGAAGAGGCAACAATGCTTCTCATCTGAACGGTTCTTCTTCGGTTATGAAGAACCAAAACGGGTTAACTGACTTGAACGAGCCTGTCCAGTGCCAAGATGGTCCTTCTTCCAGGGATGTATACTCTCTTTATGGCAAAAACATTGTACATGCGCAACGCCAGTGGTTGGAAACGAATGCAAATCAAAATGGATGGATGGTTCTAGAAGCAG GGCGTGGAAAAAGCATTCCAAGAGAGAACTTATGTGTGCCTTCACAGCCAGTACAAGTTCTTGCTAACCATGCATTTGGCTATCCTCCTTCAACTGATCAGAGGAGGTTGTTATCCGGCGAATGGGAAGCTCGTCAAAGGAATCCTGAAGTTTCCTATGATAGCTATGTGGAATCAAGTGTGGCATCAAATGCTCCAAGCTTGACTAATGGTGGCTACCGCCCTGAACCTAGCAGAACTTGGAGCCACTGGATTTCAAACCGGAGTAACGGCTCAGTTCAGAAACCTTTGCCGTTTCAAACGAATCCACTCCTGAGTTATAGTACACAAGCAAGAGCAGATTCAAACTCAGAGATGAGAAGACGTGGCGGCTTTGAAGGGGTTTACCAAGGGTTCTCTTCAGGGTTGAAGGAAACTGCCTTTAGTGTACCACCAAGTAACCTTAACCATTTTAACAATGGTCCAAATGGGGCTGTTACAAATGGTTCTTTGAAGCATCAGAGCTTAGAAAGTCTTCAAGGACCAAAAAGACAGGAACGCTCTGCTGGGTTGCCCTGGTTAAAACCTAACCCCCCTAACAAAAACGGAATAACCAATGGCGGTTTTGATTTGAATGCTTCTGCTGATGGCTCGAGTAATGTATCTCCCAACAACGGTTTGGGACGGGCTGAAATGGCCAGTTCACTGAGTAATGGAAAGATTCTTGGATACCCTATCTCTCATAAGCGTTCTATTTGGGAGTGCAACTCTTCCTTTAACTCTCCCCCTGTGTCTCTCAAGGAAGCAAACACTTTGGTGAATAGAAACTTCGACATTAACTTGCCATGTGACGCCTCGGTTGCTGAAGATGTTGAAAGTAAAAAAGCTGCCACTAACAGGAACTACATTGACTTGAATCTATGTGCTAGTGAGGATGAAAGTCCCGGCTTGTGTTCCAAACCAAGAGTGGAAACAAGAGCAACTCCTTTAATAGATTTGGAAGCTCCCCCGGCTCTTGAGAGTGAAGAAGAAGGGGAGAGAACGCCAGAGAAGAGAGATGAAGCTGGAGAGACTCTTGATGAACTCATCAAGGGAGCAGCAGAAGCTATAGTCACCATCTCACTGTCTCATAATCCTGACGAAGCTGCTTCCTCTACGACCGATGCAGCTGCTAAAGACCCGCTCTCTTGGTTTGTGAACACAATTGCTTCTTGCGGCAGTGATTTAGAAAAGAGGCTTGATGCTTGTTTAGAAGGCTGCCGTGAGGAGTGTTCTTCAGGGGAGTTTGATTACTTCGAGGCAATGACTCTGAACTTACCTCTAACCAAAGAAGAAGACTACATGCCAACGCCTTTAGTCCCTGAGCATCTGAAATTCGAGGGGACGGATTCTATAGGCATCAACAAGCCAAGGAGAGGACAAGCAAGACGAGGAAGACCAAGAAGGGATTTCCAAAGGGATGTTCTCCCTGGACTTGCTTCTCTGTCTAGGCTCGAAGTAACAGAAGATCTTCAAATGTTTGAGGGACTTATGAAAGCCACAGGCTACGGCTGGAACTCAGGAGTGGCTAGAAGAAGCTCAAACCGAGGTGGGTCTAGCCGAGGAAGGAAAAGGCTGATTAGCAACGTCAACGGAGCTCCGGTTTGTTCTTCTTTGGAGGGGCAAGTAGATAACAGTAATGTACAAATGGTGGGACTTGAAGATAGGAGCCTTACCGGGTGGGGAAACGCAACCAGAAGACCAAGGAGACAAAGATGCCCTGCAGGTAGTACTCCACCAACTGTGGTCTTAACATAA
- the LOC103831335 gene encoding chorismate mutase 3, chloroplastic: MEAMLLNPTFYNPPPSLNLANYSRPVSYFSRKSRFGPPGSLSIRHSAVSPIRYSRSLRVDESESLTLDSIRHTLIRQEDSIIFNLLERAQYRYNPDTYDEDAFAMEGFQGSLVEFMVRETEQLHAKVDRYKSPDEHPFFPQCLPEPILPPIQYPQVLHHCADSININKKVWNTYFRHLLPRLVNPGDDGNCGSAAVCDTMCLQILSKRIHFGKFVAEAKFRENPATYETAIREQDRTQLLRLLTYEAVEEVIKKRVETKARIFGQDITINEPETGAGANPSYKINPSLVAKLYGERIMPLTKEVQIEYLLRRLD, encoded by the exons ATGGAGGCTATGCTACTCAACCCCACTTTTTACAATCCGCCGCCAAGCCTCAATCTCGCCAACTATTCTAGACCCGTCTCGTATTTTTCCCGTAAATCGAGATTTGGACCACCTGGATCTCTCTCCATCCGACACTCCGCAGTTTCGCCGATCCG ATACTCGAGGAGTCTAAGGGTGGACGAGAGCGAGAGCTTGACACTTGACAGCATAAGACACACTTTGATTCGTCAAGAGGACAGCATCATCTTTAACCTTCTTGAGCGAGCTCAGTATCGCTACAACCCTGACACATACGACGAAGATGCTTTTGCTATGGAAGGGTTTCAAGgatctttggtcgagtttatgGTCAGAGAGACTGAACAGCTCCATGCTAAGGTGGACAGGTACAAGAGTCCAGATGAACATCCCTTTTTCCCACAATGCTTGCCTGAGCCAATCCTTCCCCCCATTCAATACCCACAG GTACTGCATCACTGTGCTGATTCGATAAACATCAACAAGAAGGTGTGGAACACGTACTTCAGACACCTTCTTCCCAGGCTGGTCAATCCAGGGGACGATGGTAACTGTGGTTCAGCTGCTGTCTGTGACACAATGTGTTTGCAGATTCTTTCAAAGAGAATCCACTTCGGTAAATTCGTTGCTGAGGCCAAGTTTCGTGAGAATCCAGCTACCTATGAAACAGCTATCCGAGAACAA GACCGGACACAACTGTTGCGACTTCTGACGTATGAAGCAGTTGAAGAAGTAATCAAGAAAAGAGTTGAGACTAAAGCCAGAATTTTCGGTCAAGACATAACGATCAACGAGCCAGAGACTGGAGCTGGAGCTAATCCTTCATACAAAATCAACCCTAGCTTAGTTGCTAAACTCTATGGTGAAAGAATCATGCCCCTCACAAAGGAAGTCCAAATTGAGTACTTGCTTAGGAGGCTTGATTGA
- the LOC103831334 gene encoding uncharacterized protein LOC103831334: MGRWRAVAALLLRRNSQLLNSSKPSSSPCLLKGSTIGSQASPFLNFRCFSAFPSPISIYNNDSDSGSGDVYQSYDFGTKEEEDRGKIPIKAYFLSTSIDLKGMQADNLCNVVPPTSRSTNSIALRFSDSSSGIPTMDERESVSSCRFMVVFQYGSAVLFNVDDNDVEAYLDIVRRHASGLLTEMRKDDYAVKEKPLLTEEMKGGPDYIVLKTLDTNSIRIIGSVLGQSIALDYFVSQVDKLVEEFAGINRAMEKTGTFTMHRKKLFQLVGKANSNLADVILRVGLFDRSEIAWREARYALIYEYLREEYEVTQRFGNLDFKLKFVEHNIHFLQEVMQNRRSDLLEWCIIFLLTLENILSIYEIVRESTGGSL, from the exons ATGGGTAGATGGAGAGCAGTCGctgctcttcttcttcgtcgtaaTAGTCAATTACTCAATTCTTCAAAGCCCTCTTCCTCTCCATGTCTTTTGAAAGGCTCGACGATTGGCTCCCAAGCTTCTCCCTTTCTTAACTTCCGATGCTTCTCAGCGTTCCCTTCTCCGATTTCGATTTACAACAACGACTCTGACTCTGGGTCGGGCGATGTTTATCAAAGCTACGACTTTGGAACAAAGGAAGAGGAAGACAGAGGGAAGATCCCTATCAAAGCCTATTTTCTCAGTACTAG TATTGATTTGAAGGGGATGCAAGCTGACAACTTATGCAATGTTGTTCCTCCCACCTCTCGCTCTACTAACTCTATTGCTCTCAGATTCTCTGATTCTTCTTCTGGTATCCCT ACGATGGATGAGAGGGAGAGTGTAAGCAGCTGCCGTTTCATGGTTGTCTTTCAATACGGTTCTGCCGTTCTTTTCAATGTTGATGACAATGACGTTGAGGCTTATCTCGACATTGTTCGTAGGCATGCTTCTGGGCTTCTTACAGAAATGAGAAAAGACG ATTATGCTGTTAAGGAGAAGCCTTTGTTGACTGAGGAGATGAAAGGTGGCCCTGACTACATTGTTCTCAAAACGTTGGATACTAATAGCATCCGTATTATTGGGAGTGTGCTTGGACAAAGTATTGCCTTGGATTACTTTGTTTCTCAG GTTGATAAATTGGTTGAAGAGTTCGCTGGTATAAACCGTGCAATGGAGAAAACCGGAACGTTCACAATGCACAGGAAAAAGCTCTTCCAACTCGTAGGGAAGGCTAATTCTAATCTTGCTGACGTCATTCTcagagttggtttgtttgatag ATCCGAGATTGCTTGGAGAGAGGCTAGATATGCGCTGATATATGAGTACCTAAGAGAGGAGTACGAGGTTACTCAGAGATTTGGGAATCTAGACTTTAAGCTAAAGTTTGTAGAG CACAACATTCATTTCCTCCAAGAGGTGATGCAGAACCGAAGATCAGATCTTTTGGAATGGTGCATTATCTTCCTACTTACCCTTGAGAACATTTTATCTATTTACGAGATTGTCCGAGAATCCACAGGAGGTTCACTCTGA